One genomic segment of bacterium includes these proteins:
- a CDS encoding NAD(P)-dependent oxidoreductase — MRVLITGGAGNLGRYVIEEMRGYYELVIFDIKEPENKDFKFIRGDILDIHSLERALKGIDVVVHLAAIPHPLSEPAERVFNVNAMGTFNVLEAASKCKVKRVVMASSDSTLGFVFRVNDSLAPEYFPIDEAHPCKPEDPYGLSKLVGEEICEAYTRRTGIETVCLRICFVWFPHLKENYRPLFEEPDTWWKTLWVYEDARDAALAFRLAVEKEELRHERMFICADDNGTKEQSLELIRKYYPKVKRVDEERLKGRASLVSNEKAKRVLGFYPKYSWKDLFEEGSNIEQSTG, encoded by the coding sequence ATGAGAGTTTTGATTACCGGCGGAGCTGGCAATCTCGGTAGATATGTTATTGAGGAGATGAGGGGCTATTATGAACTCGTGATTTTTGATATAAAGGAGCCAGAGAATAAAGATTTCAAGTTTATAAGAGGAGACATCCTTGATATACATTCCCTTGAAAGAGCTTTGAAGGGCATTGATGTTGTTGTTCATCTCGCTGCTATTCCCCATCCCTTGTCCGAGCCTGCTGAGAGAGTTTTTAATGTGAATGCTATGGGCACTTTCAATGTATTGGAGGCAGCATCCAAATGCAAGGTTAAAAGGGTCGTTATGGCGAGCTCTGATTCCACATTGGGTTTCGTCTTCCGGGTGAACGATTCGTTAGCTCCTGAATACTTTCCAATAGATGAAGCCCATCCCTGTAAACCTGAGGACCCTTATGGGTTGAGCAAACTCGTAGGGGAAGAGATTTGCGAGGCTTATACTCGCAGGACTGGTATTGAGACTGTTTGCCTTCGGATTTGTTTCGTTTGGTTTCCACATTTGAAGGAAAATTATCGTCCCCTTTTTGAGGAGCCTGATACATGGTGGAAAACCCTTTGGGTCTATGAGGATGCCAGGGATGCAGCCCTGGCGTTCAGGTTGGCTGTGGAGAAGGAAGAGCTTAGGCACGAGAGAATGTTCATCTGTGCAGACGATAACGGAACGAAAGAGCAATCTCTTGAACTTATCAGGAAATACTATCCGAAGGTGAAAAGAGTAGACGAGGAAAGATTGAAAGGGAGAGCCTCCTTGGTCTCAAATGAAAAGGCGAAACGAGTTTTGGGATTTTATCCCAAGTATTCATGGAAGGATTTATTTGAGGAGGGTTCAAACATTGAACAAAGCACTGGATAG